Within the Burkholderia mayonis genome, the region CGGATGCGGACGTTCGCGCAAACGACGGCCACGCGCAACGTCGGCGACCGCTCCGCTCGCCCGCCTCGCGCGATCGACTGGCAGTACGCGTCGCGCCCGGTCCGACATCGCGCGCGGCTCGGCACCGCACGCTTGCGCCGACGCCTCGCGCTGCCGCATCACGCCTGCGGATCGACCCGCAGCACGAGCTTGCCCCGATGACTGCCGTCGAACAGCCGGTTCAGCACGTCGGGCGCGTTGGTCAGTCCATCGACGACGGTTTCCTCCGCCTTCAACCGGCCGTCGCGCAACCAGCCCGCGAGCGTCGCGACCGCTTCGCGGCCCTTCCGGTAATCGAGAATCAAGAAGCCGCGCATCGTCAGCCGCTTCGCGATCAGCACACTGACGTCGTCGGACGGGCGGCCGCTGTTGTAGTTCGCGATCACGCCGCACAGTGCGACGCGCCCGCCGATCACCATCCGCGACAGCACCGCGCGCATGATCTCGCCGCCGACGTTCTCGAAGTTCACGTGCACGCCGCCGGGCGTCGCGTCCTTCAGCGCGCGCTTCCAGTCGTCGGCCTTGTAGTCGACGGCCGCGTCGAAGCCGAGCACCTCGGTCAGATAGCGGCACTTGTCCGCGCCGCCCGCGATCCCGACGACGCGCGCACCATGGATCTTGCCGATCTGTCCCGCGACGGCGCCCACCGACCCCGCCGCCGCCGACACGACGAGCGTCTCGCCCGGCTGCACCGGCGCGATCTCGGTCAGCCCGTAGTACGCCGTGAGCCCGCTCATCCCGCATGCGCCGAGGAGGCGCGGCAGCGGCAGGCCCAGCGCGGCGGGCAGCTTCGTGTACTGCGCGGACTCGTCGGCGCGCACGTGCGCGTAGTCCTGCCAGCCGACGAGCCCCTGCACCAGATCGCCCGCGGCGAAGCCCGGCGCGTTCGACGCGACGACGCGCCCGATGCCGAGCGCGCGCATCACGTCGCCGATCGCGACGGGCGGCAGGTATTGCGGGATGTCGCTCATCCAGACGCGATTGGTCGGATCCATCGACAGATACAGCACGCGCACGAGCATCTCGCCCGGCCCGAGCGCCGGCAGCGGCGCTTCGACGAGCGTGAAATGCTCCTGGCCGACGCGCCCGTCGGGGCGCGCCTTCAGACGCAACTGGCGATTGACGGATGTGGACATGGACGTCACCTTCAGGATTTCGATGATTTCGATGAGTGGAAAGATGCGGGGGCGCGCGAACGTTGCGAGCGCGCCGCTGTCGCATTGCCGCGATCCGCGATCCGCGATCCGCGATCCGCGATCCGCGATCCGCGATCCGCGATCCGCGATCCGCGATCCGCGATCCGCGATCCGCGATCCGCGATCCGCGATCCGCGATCCGCGATCCGCGATCCGCGATCCGCGATCCGCGATCCGCGATCCGCGATCCGCGATCCGCGAGCTACGCCGCCGGGATTCTTCAACGCCGACGGCGTCGCAAGAAACCGCCGCCCGCGCATGCACACGATTTCAGACTGCGCACATCCCGCCGTCGATCACGAGCTCCGCGCCCGTCACGTAGCGGCTCTCGTCGGATGCGAGATAGACGGCCGCATACGCGACGTCGTCCGGCTCGCCGAGCCTGCGCATCGGCACGCCGCGCGCGAGCTTGCGCGCCGCCTCCTTCTCGCCGAGCTGCTGGACGAGCGGCGCGACGATGCCCGTCATGATGAACGACGGATGGATCGAGTTGCAGCGCACGTCGGTCTGCCGGCGCGCGCAGTCGATCGCGATCGACTTCGTCAGCGACGCGACCGCCGCCTTCGACGCGTTGTACGCGGTGTAGTCGGGCTCCTGCTTGAACGCGGCGACCGACGAGATGTTGACGATCGACGCGGGCGCGCCCGCCTCCAGATAAGGCAGCGCGTGCTTCGTGCCGAGCACGATGCTCTCGACGTTGATCGCCATCACGCGCCGCCATTCGCCGCGCTCGATCTGCCCGATCGCGCCGAACGAGCCGACGCCCGCGTTGTGCACGAGCACCGACAGCCCGCCCAGCGCGTCGTTCGCCTGCGCGAGCCGCGACTCCCATTGCGCTTCGTCGGCGACGTCCTGCACGGCCGCCCACGCGATCCGCTCGCCCGCCGCTTCGTTCAGCTCGGCCGCGAACGCGTCGAGCACCGCCGCGTCGACGATGTCGGTCAGGAACACTTTCGCGCCCTGCTCGGCCATCCGCCGCGCGATCGCGCGCCCGAGGCCGCCCGCCGCGCCGGTGATGAACGCGCGCTTGCCGGCGAGCCGCGGCGTCAAGTTCTTCGTCATGAACACTCCTGGTCGTTTCGATGTTCGCGCGCACGCGCGAAGCATGATGTGCGATGCGTGCGCGCTCCGCCGTCAGACGGACAGATAGCCGCCGTCGACGTTGAGCACCGCGCCCGTCGTATAGCTCGACGCCGCCGACGCAAGATACAGCACCGCGCCAGCCATTTCCGGCGGCTGCGCGGCGCGCCGCATCGGCACGTGCGCGAGCACCTGCTTCAGCACGTCCGGCGTCTGCGTCAGCGCCGACGCGAATTTCGTGTCGGTCAGCCCCGGCAGCAGCGCGTTGCAGCGCACGCCGCTCGCCGCGCATTCGATCGCGAACGCCTTCGTCATCGAGATCACCGCGGCCTTCGTGATCGAGTAAATGCCCTGCCAATAGCCGGGAATCACGCCGTTCACCGACGCGACGTTGACGATCGATCCGCCGCCGCCCTTGCCCATCAGCTTCGCGCCGCGACTCGACATGAAGAAGTAGCCGCGGATGTTCACGTCGACGGTCTTCTGGAACGCGCCGAGATCCGTGTCGACGATCGGCCCGTAATACGGATTCGTCGCCGCGTTGTTGACGAGCACGTCGAGCCGCCCGTGCTTCGCTTCGAGCGCGGCGAAAAACGCGTCAATCTGGTCGAGCTCGCCGATGTGGCACGCGGCCGCCTCGGCCGAGCCGCCCGCTTCGACGATCTCGTCGGCGATCGCGCGGCAATCGTCGATGCGCCGGCTCGTGACGACGACGTGCGCGCCGGATGCGCCGAGCAGCTTCGCGGCGTCCGCGCCGATGCCGCGGCTTCCGCCGGTGACGACGGCGATCTTTCCGGACAGGTCGAACAGGTTGGGTGCGGTCATGGAGAATATCCTGCAAGCGATGAAGGAAAAAGGAATCAGCGATGCGTGACGAGCCGCTCGCCGTCCGCGCCGTCGAGGTGCGGCCAGCCGTTGTACGTCGTCACGCGCGCGCCGCCGCGGCCGGTCCGGATCCGGCTCACGCTCGTGTTGACGAGCGGCCACGCGAGCTCGAAGCTGCGCTCGACGGGCACGCCGAGCAGCGCCGCGACGATCACGCCGATCGGCCCGCCCGACGTGAACGCCCAGATCTCGCGCGCCGGCTGCCGCGCGAGCGCGTCCCATGCCGCGAGCGTGCGTTCGCGGAAGTCGGGCCACGGGCAGCCGTAGTCGCCGTCGTGCGCGCCGCCCGTCCAGCGCGCGACGGCCGCCGCGAACAGCGCCTGGAACGCGCGGCGCGGATCGGCTTGCGCCCTCATCGCGCGCAACAGCGCATCGCGCGACGCGAGCTCGGGCCGGTGGCGCGCGATCAGCTCGTCGGCATCGAGTTCGTCGAGGCCGGCGAGCGCGAGCCGCGGCGCATCGACGCCCGCCGCGCGCGCGCAGCCGTCCGCTGTCTGCGCGTGGCGGCGCAGCGTGCCCGTCGCGATCAGCTCGGGCCGCCGCGCGCCGCGCGCCATCCATGCGCCGAGCCGCGCCGACTGCGCGTCGCCGAGCGGCGACAGGCAGTCATAGTCGGCCGCGTCGAAGCTCGCCTGCGCGTGGCGAATCAGGAACAGCTCGGTCATCGCGCGCTCCCGGCCGCCGCGATCACGCGCCGGCAGCGCTCGCCGAGATAGCGGACCGCCGCGCCGAAGCCCGCGAACTGCTCGTTCGTCGTGTGGCCGAGCACGAAGCGCCGATAGATCTGCTGCGCGATCACCATCAGCCGGAACAGACCGAACACTTCGTAGAATTCGAAGCCGCCGACGTCGAGCCCCGTGCGCGCGCCGTAATAGTCGACGACCTCGCGGCGCGTCATCATCCCGTCCGCGTGAGTCGGCTGGCGGCGCATCGCGACGAACGCGGGATCGTCGTCGGCCTGCACCCAGTACGCGAGCGAGCCGCCGAGATCCATCAGCGGATCGCCGAGCGTCGCCATCTCCCAGTCGAGCACGCCGACGATCGACAACGGATCGGCCGGATCGAGCACGACGTTGTCGAAGCGATAATCGTTGTGGATCACACAGATACGGCGCTCGCGCGCCGGACGGTTGCGCTCGAGCCACGCGAGCACGTCGTCGCACGGGTGCGTGCCGTCGGTGAGCGCCTTGCGCCAGCGCTCGCCCCAGCCGCCCAATTGCCGCGCGACGTAGCCCTCGCCCTTGCCGAGCGCCGCGAGCTCCGCGCGCGACGCATCGATCGCGTGCAGCTCGATCAGGCGATCGACGAAGCTCTCGCACAGCTTGCGCACGCCGTCGCGGTCGAGCGCCAGCCCGGCCGGCAGTTCGCGACGCAGGATCACGCCGGCGATGCGCGCCATCACGTAGAACTCGCTGCCGAGCACCGCGGGATCGTCGCAACGCGCGAGGATCGCCGGCACGTAGCGATAGTCGGACTCGAGCGCCGCCATCACCGCCGCTTCGCGCAGCATGTCGTGCGCGGCGCCCGCCTTCGCGCCGGCGGGCGGCCGCCGCAGCACCATTTCGCGGTCGCCATAGCCGATCAGGTAGGTCAGGTTCGACGCGCCGCCGTGGAACTGCCGGATTCGCGGCTCGCCGGCCAGGCCCTCGATCCGCGACTTCAGATACGCGTCGAGCTTCGCCGCGTCGAGCCGGTCTTCGTCGCGCACGTCGCGCGCATCGTCGAGACGCACGCTCATGCGACCTCCGCGGCGGCGAGCTGACGCTTCACCTCGAGCTTCGCGACGACCGCGCGATGCACCTCGTCCGGCCCGTCCGCGATCCGCAGGATGCGCGCGTACGCGTAGAGCGCCGCGAGCGGGAAGTCGTTCGACAGGCCCGCGCCGCCGTGGATCTGGATCGCCGCGTCGGCCGCCTGCTGCGCGACCGTCGGCACGACGACCTTGATCTGCGAGATGAGCGACAGCGCCGCCTTCACGCCCTGCGTGTCGATCGTCCAGGCGGCCTTCAGCGTCAACAGGCGCGCCTGCTCGATCGCCATCCGCAGATTCGCGACGACGTCGCCGTTGCCGCCGAGCTTGACGAGCGGCTTGCCGAACGCGGTGCGCGTCGTCGCGCGCGCGCAGAGCAGCGTGAGCGCCTTCTCCGCCGCGCCGAGCGCACGCATGCAATGGTGGATGCGGCCCGGCCCGAGCCGGCCCTGCGCGATCTCGAAGCCGCGGCCCGGCCCGAGGATCACATTCGACGCCGGCAGCCGCACGTTCGCGAAGCTGACTTCGCCGTGGCCCGACGGCTCATCGTATGCGTTGAACACGGGCAGCATCCGCTCGATCGTCACGCCCGGCGCGTCGAGCGGACACAGCACCATCGTGTGCCGGCGATGCGGCTCCGCGTCCGAATCGGTGAGCCCCATGAAGATCACGACGCGCGCGAGCGGATGGCCGATGCCGGTCGACCACCACTTCCGGCCGTTCAGCACGACTTCGTCGCCGTCGATCGTCGCCGTCGCCCGCATGTTCGTCGCGTCCGACGACGCGACCTCAGGCTCGGTCATGCAGAACGCCGAACGGATCTCGCCGGCGAGAAGCGGCTCGAGCCAGCGGCGCCGCTGCTCGGGCGAGCCGTAGCGCGCGAGCACTTCCATGTTGCCGGTATCGGGCGCGTTGCAGTTGAACACTTCGGGCGCGATGAACGAATGCCCCATCAGCTCGGCGAGCGGCGCGTACTCGACGTTCGACAGCCCCGCGCCGCCGTGCTCGACGTCCGGCAGGAACAGATTCCACAAGCCGGCTGCGCGGGCCTTCGCCTTCAGCGCTTCCATCACGTCGGGCTGCCGCCAGCCGCGCCAGTCCGCGCCGCCCGTCAGTTGCTCGAGATAGTGCGCCTCGACGGGCGCGATCTCGTCGCGCATGAAGCCCGCGATGCGCCCGCTCAGTTCGCGGCTGCGGGCCGAGGGAGAGAAATCCACGGCGTCTCCGTATGGTCGGTTCGAATGGAGACGAGCGTACGCGATCCTCGACAATCGATGAAATGAATATTTATTATGCGAGGACATAGACATCATTGATGGGTTCGCGCAATCGCGCGAACCGCCCGGACACGCCGATGCAATCCGACCACCGACTCGACCTGAACCTGTTCCGCGTGCTCGACGCGGTCTACGTGCAAGGCGGCATCAGCGCCGCCGCGCGCGCGCTGCACCTGACGCAGCCGGCCGTCACGCACGCGCTGAACCGGCTGCGCGCGCACTTCGGCGATCCGCTCTTCGTGCGTCAGGGCAACAAGGTCGTGCCGACCGAGCGCACGCGCGCGGTGATCGCGGACGTCCAGCTGCATCTGAAGGGCCTGCAAGACGCGGCGCGCGCGCAGACGCGCTTCAGCCCGGATGCGCTCGACATGCGCTTCGTCGTCGGCGTGCGCGACGTGCTCGAATCGATCGCGCTGCCGCAGCTCGTCGAGACGATCGCGCGCGACGCGCCCGGCGTGCGGCTCGTGAGCCGGCGCGTGCCCGTCGCCGACATCGAACGCGAACTCGGCAGCGGCGATCTCGATCTCGCGATCGAGCGCCGCGTGTCCGCAGGGCCGCGGATCGTCGGCGAATACGTGATCGACGACACGCTCGTCGTCGCGATGCGGCGCGACCATCCGCTCGCGGGCGCGCCGCTGCGCCGCGCCGACTATTTCGCCGCGCGGCACGTGACGGTGTCGCCGCTCGGCGAGCCGCACACGCTCGACGTGCTGCTCGGCGCCGACGGCCGGTTCCGGCAGATCCAGCTCGTCTGCCAGCACTATTTCGCCGCGTGCCAGATCGCGGCGTCGGGCGATTTGCTGCTGACGCTGCCGCGCTCGTACGCGCTCCGGATGACGCGGCTGCTGCCGATCGCGATCCAGCCGCTGCCGCTGCGGCTGAAACCCTATCCGATCCTCGCGTACTGGCACGAGTCACGCGAGCTCGACCGCGCGCACCAGTGGTTCCGGCAGCGCGTGATCGACGTCGTGCGCGAGGCGTCGTCGCATCCGGCAGGCGCGTAAGGGCCGCTGCAGGCCGGCGCGAAGCCGTTTATGCTCGCGAATCGAGGCCGGCATGCCGGCCGATCCCTCCCTTGACACCGAGAACACGCGATGCCGCTCATCCACGCCTCAGCCGAAATGGCGCCCGACGCGCCGAACTACGTCGTCGACATCGCAGCCGGCTCGCATCGCCTGCAAGGCGACGAGAACGAGCGCGAAGGCGGCCGTAATATCGGACCCGCGCCGTACGAGCTCGTGCTGTCCGGGCTCGCCGCGTGCACCGTCGCGACACTGCGGATGTACATGCAGCGCAAGGACTGGCCGGCCGCGCGCCTGTCCGCGCGCGCCGAACTGCATGTCGACCGCGAGGGCGCGCAGTACGTGCGGCGCACGATCGTCGTCGACGGCGCGCTCGACGGCGCGCAACGCAAGCGGCTCGCGGAGATCGCCGAGAAGACGCCGGTCACGGTGTTCATCAAGCGCGGCACGCGGATCGAGACGACGTTGAAATGATGCGCGGTGGCAGTGCCGCATTGCGCAGTGCGGCGTGGGGTGGCGTGGCGCGTGCAGCGTCGCGTCATGTCGCGCCGCGCACAGCATGCAAGGTCCGCCTCGCGTCGGTGACGCCGGATAGATCGAGCAGACACGCACGACGCACAAGTTGCAGACGTTCACGCTCGCACGCGGTGATGCTGCCTCGCGTTATCGCGGCCATTCGTCCCGACGTCGACGCGAACGCTCGCCCCCCAAAGGGCGAACGGGATTCGCTTCAGCGATCTACTGTCGATCCGACGCCGGGACGGCGGCGAGGCGGCGAGGCGCGTCATGTGCCACGCCGCCTTGCGACCGCGACGCGCCCGAGAATCAAGGCAGCGTCAGCAGAATCGACTTCGGCCCGCCCGGCAGATTGTGCGGCTGTCCCACCGCGTAGCCGCCCGTGCTCATCCGGAAGCTGCCGTTGACCACCGAGAACCTGTAGTTCGAGCAGATCTCGTTGTGATCCGGCGTGTAGACGGCGGACGTCCACGCCTTGTCGACCGAGACCCACCGCCCCGACGTCTTGTCGAACGCCCTCACGTTGCCGAACTGTCCGGCCCGTTGCGTCGCGTCGAAACACGACGCGCCTTCCGTCGCCCAATCCTCGACGAAGCTGTCCGCGTAATTCGCCGCCTGAACGCTCTTCTGATAGCGCAGCGTCGCGATCAACTCGCGCGCGTTGGTCGACGTATCCGTGAACCAGACCGAATAATCTGTCTGGCTCTGCCCGGCGACGGGCGCGATCGACGCCTCGAAGCGGTACGTCCTGCCCGCGACGGGTGCATGGCTCTTGAAGCACTTGTAGCCGGTGCCCTCGCCGCCGAATTGCGTGCAATTGACGCCCGGCCCTTTCGCGACGATCTGCGGCGACTTGCCGTTCGCGTCCCACACGGAAAAGAGGATCAGGCCGTTCTGCTTGCCGTCGACCGACTGAATCCCGGTGTAAGCGCCCGGCCAGCCGATCGCTTCCCAATAAGTGGTCGGCGCGAGCGCCTCGGGCGTCACGTCGACGCTGATCCGCGTCCAGTTGTTCGCCTGCGGGTAGTTCAGATGGATCGAGTTCGCGCGCGTCCGGTGCGGCCACGCGGAGCCGCTGAACACCGCTTTCTGCGCCGTGCCGTCGAACCGGCGGATGCTCGCCAGCGCCGTCTGCGTGCCGCCGTTGCCGGCGACCCACCATGCAGCCGCCGCGCCGTTGGCGTCCGTCGACGCGTTCACCGGAAACAGCCAGCCCGACGCGCTGCCGGCGCCTTGCGGCTGCCACGCGACGTCGCAGCCGGCTACCGGCTGGCCGTTGTTCGTCACCTTGACCGACAACAGGACGGGATTGTGCGTGCGGTTGCTCGACGTGATCGACGGATCGTAAAGCGTCGACGAGAACACGGAGCCTTGTCTCGCGACGAGCGGCGCGCCGGTCGACGAAGCGATCACGGAGCCGTTCAGGCAGGCGCCGGCGGCTATTGCGTCGATGGCGGCCGTCGCCAGGATGGATGCTGCGATGCACTTGAATTTCAATTCGATCCTCCTCGAATGGGTGTTTCGATTTGCGGGCATGCGTCGCACACTATAAGCGAGGGTCTCTCAGAGAATGAAAATAACCGAGCATATTCGGCGGGATAATCAACATCCGTTAATATTTAATATGTTATTTACTTGTTTTAGATCGTTGAAACCGATTGAAGAGCACGGCGACGGAGCGTTCGTTCATAACGCTTTCGCGATGTGGCGCGGGATTTCCGCCATTTGCTTGCTTTTCCACATGCGAAACAGGCCGGACGATGGAATATCGAAATGGATATCCACTCGATCGGCTGAGCGCAACAGGCGAAACCGGAAGATGGGTAAAGACAATCGACCGCCGCGAGTGCGGTCCGAAGCGGAACATCGATTCGCAGCGTGAAAAGGGCCGAGTACGATGAGTGTCGACGAATCGAGCCGTCACGGCGACGTCGCCCGGCGTCCATCGCGGCCGCCGGGCAAACGTGTGCTGCGCTGCACGTCGTTCCGCGCGCAGCGCAAGGCCGATTCGGCGCGCCAAAATCGGCCGCCGAAAAACCCTCCGATGCACGTGACGTCCGCAACGACGTCGCGATCGCCCCCCGCATCAGCGCGCCGAAGCATCAGCGCGTCGCACGGCGATCGCGAGCAAAGCGAAACGCGATCACGATCGCGATGCCGATGCGCCGGCATCCGCGCATCGCGCGCCGCCGCTTCCACGCCGCGCAGCGCGGCGCGGCACCGCATTACGGTTACAGCCCGAGCGCCGACAGATCGAGCTTGCCGCCCTTGACGGGCGGGCACCAGAAGAACGAGCCGGTGATCGGCTGCGTGAAGCGGAACAGGCCGTCGTGCACGCCGTCGGTCGCGCCGATCATCCGGCGCATCTGCACCTCGAACGCGCGGAACGAATGCCCGAACGCGACGAAGTACAAGCCGGCGCGGCGTTCGTCCGCCCACGGCGACGAGCGGCGCAGCACCTTCGCCTCCGGCTTGAAGCTCTCCTGCTCGGTACGCTTCACGTGCGCGTACGCAGGCGCGCCTTCGAGCTCTTCGTTGTCGTCCTTGCGGCGGCCGATGATCCGGTCCATCTCGTCGCCCGGAATCTCGCGCATCTTGCCGAAATCGTGCACCCATTGCTGGACCGCGACGAAGCTCGCGCCGTCGAGCCCCGCGCCCTTGCCGGACACGAACGCGGTTTCGAGCGCCTCGTCGCCTTCCGGGTTCTCGGTGCCGTCCTCGTAGCCGGACAGGTCGCGATCGTCCGCATAGCGGAACGCATTCACCGCGACGTCGAGTTCGAACGCGGGCGCGACGAGCTGCTCGATGTCGCGCGAACGCACGGTCGCCGCGCCGAGATCGTCGGCGCGCAGCCAGACCCACAGCGCGGCGGGCGTCGACGGCGCCGGCGCGCCCGGCACCGACAGCTCGGGAAACTCCTTCAGGCCGTCGATCTTCTTGTCGAGCGCGTGCACGAGCGACGGCCCGATGCCGATCACCGTATCGACGCCGTCGACCGCGTCGTCGCGCAACGCGGCGAGGACGCTCGCCGCATGCTCCGGATGCACGATCCGGAAGGACAGGTAACGGCTCGCGGCCGGAATCGGCGCCAGAATGCCTTGCTGAATATCGCTCATCGTTTCCTCGATGCAATGTTCGGTTCTACAGGGGGACGCCGGATTGTCCCATAACGTCCGGGACATGATGCTTGTCGGGGACATGCGCGTCGGGGACATACGCGTCTGCGACTGCTCGCCCGGGATGTGCCCGTTGGAAACATGCCCGTTTGGACGTGCCCGTCCGCGACATGCGCGTCCGCGCGCCGACACGTACACGCACACCGTCGGTACGCGTGCGCGGCGCGATGCGCGCACGACGACGCCCGATGTTAACCCACGCGTCCCGATTCCATCGCACGCGACGAGCCACGACGCCACGCATCGCCCCGTATCGAATCGGCAACATCCATTCGTCTGACATTGCAGCGACACGAAACGGCCGCTAGAATCGTTACACGAGCTGAATTTCAGCTCGCCTTCATTTCACCCACTCAACGCTCGAAGGAGGTGCCGGATGTCGCGAATGCATGTCACCCCCCCGACGGCAGTTCCACGGCGCGCGTTCTAAGTCGCCGTCTCCGCGGGCCGCTTTCCAGCCCGCACCGTTTCCGGACAATTTCTCGCCCTCGTTTCGTGCGCTGACGCGCAGCGGCGTCCGTCCGGCTTTCGTTTCGAACAACAATCGACAAGTCCCGTTCGCCACGAGCGGCCGGGCCCCGACAAATGGTCCAGAAAACTAGCAATCCGGGTGGGCGGGCATTTACCGACGTGCTCGCGTTCACCTTCCGACACTGGCGCGCGCAACCCGCGCGCATCGGCGCGATCGCCTTCTTCGCGCTCGCCGCCGCGCTCGGCGACGTGCTGACGCCGCTCTTCGCGGGACGCCTCGTCGACGCGCTGTCGCACGGCGTCGCGGCCGCGGACAGGGCCGACGCCTGGAGCCGCGCGCTGCACGCGTTCGGCATGCTGATCGGCATCGGCGTCGCGTGCACGCTGCTGCGGCAGGCGGCGTTCCGCCACATCATCGTGCTGACGCTGAAGATGATGAGCGAAGTCGCGGCGAACGCGTTCCATCGCGTGCAACGCTTTTCGACCGACTGGCACGCGAACAGCTTCGCCGGCTCGACCGTGCGCAAGATCACACGCGGCATGTGGGCGATCGACTTGCTCAACGACACGCTGCTCGTCGCGCTGCTGCCGTCCGTCGTGATGCTGACGGGCGCGACGCTGCTGCTCGGCGCGCACTGGCCGGTGATGGGCGCGGTGGTCGGCGGCGGCTCGCTCGTCTTCATCGCGGTGACGGTCACGATGTCGCTGCGCTTCGTCGCGCCCGCCGCGCGGCTCGGCAATCTGTGGGACACGCGGATGGGCGGCGCGCTCGCCGACGCGGTGAGCTGCAACCCGGTCGTCAAGGCGTTCGGCGCGGAGACGCGCGAGGAAGCGCGGCTCGACCGCGTCGTGTCGAAGTGGCGCGCGCGCACCCGCCGCGCGTGGCGGCGCGGCACGCTGAACGGCGGCGTGCAGGGCGCGATGCTCGTCGCAATGCAGGCCGCGATCCTCGGCGCGGCGCTGTGGCTGTGGGCGAACGATCGCGCGAGCGTCGGCGACATCACGTTCGCGCTGACGACGTTCCTCGTGCTGCAAGGCTATCTGCGCGACATCGGCATGCACATCCGCAACCTGCAGCGCTCGGTCAACGACATGGAAGAACTCGTGTCGCTCGAGCGGCAGCCGCTCGGCATCGACGACAAGCCGGGCGCGAGGCCGATCTCGATCGTGCGCGGCGAGATCCGCTTCGAGCACGTGACGTTCGGCTACAGCGGCGCGCACGCGAAGCCGCTCTACGGCGATTTCTCGATCCGGATCGCGCCGGGCGAGCGGGTCGGGC harbors:
- a CDS encoding Dyp-type peroxidase — translated: MSDIQQGILAPIPAASRYLSFRIVHPEHAASVLAALRDDAVDGVDTVIGIGPSLVHALDKKIDGLKEFPELSVPGAPAPSTPAALWVWLRADDLGAATVRSRDIEQLVAPAFELDVAVNAFRYADDRDLSGYEDGTENPEGDEALETAFVSGKGAGLDGASFVAVQQWVHDFGKMREIPGDEMDRIIGRRKDDNEELEGAPAYAHVKRTEQESFKPEAKVLRRSSPWADERRAGLYFVAFGHSFRAFEVQMRRMIGATDGVHDGLFRFTQPITGSFFWCPPVKGGKLDLSALGL
- a CDS encoding ABC transporter ATP-binding protein codes for the protein MVQKTSNPGGRAFTDVLAFTFRHWRAQPARIGAIAFFALAAALGDVLTPLFAGRLVDALSHGVAAADRADAWSRALHAFGMLIGIGVACTLLRQAAFRHIIVLTLKMMSEVAANAFHRVQRFSTDWHANSFAGSTVRKITRGMWAIDLLNDTLLVALLPSVVMLTGATLLLGAHWPVMGAVVGGGSLVFIAVTVTMSLRFVAPAARLGNLWDTRMGGALADAVSCNPVVKAFGAETREEARLDRVVSKWRARTRRAWRRGTLNGGVQGAMLVAMQAAILGAALWLWANDRASVGDITFALTTFLVLQGYLRDIGMHIRNLQRSVNDMEELVSLERQPLGIDDKPGARPISIVRGEIRFEHVTFGYSGAHAKPLYGDFSIRIAPGERVGLVGHSGSGKTSFIKLIQRLYDVDGGRIVIDGQNIADVTQDSLRSQIAIVQQEPLLFHRTLAENIAYARPTATRDEIERAARLASAHHFIAALPQGYDTLVGERGIKLSGGERQRVAIARAFLADAPVLILDEATSSLDSESEVLIQQAMERLMVGRTTLVVAHRLSTVRALDRLIVLDKGRVIEEGCHDALIRLEGGVYRRLFERQALELAKGLIEQTGGDVSDWLRDEHDGRDERNERGERDKPGVLDEHDARRSHGAFDGGDGRIDDSAVAVEK